The DNA window tgggacatcacagataccatttgtaaccacccagatccaccgctagcagatattgtcctctttagacttttcctttccctttcgggcttcccctcggGACTTTAAAATGCATCATGACTACATTGCAATGGATGTAAGGGAATGTTGGAGCGCATCCCAAATGAGTCGTTACAAGCTCCCATTCAAATGTAATATTGGTTTATTCGTGTATCCTTTTCAACGGAATTTATATATAGGAATATCGTTATATACTAAAATTAGACACTTTTATATTGGATACATTTTTCGATGTAATTAAGGATTAAATTGAGGAGTTGGACCAATTTTCCAAGGGGGGCCCACTTTATCGtgttttataaatgaaattaagggCTTTAAGTAAGGTATCTGCTGCAGCTGAAATAATCATGACACGATTTGGCaatggaattaaaatatatatatatatatatatatatatttatttatttatttatttatttatttatttattattgccaagattttgggtgggttaacTATAATTAGGTCGATAAACACTTGATTACTAACAATTGCCAGCTGACTTTCCTCACTAATCGTTCTTTAAAATgcttaattataattaacaaacaagtgtattttggttaattataacaaataaaaacaataattactCTCCCCAATATTCAACCCGAGTCTTTAGGTTGAGGTGGTCTAGTCGTGGTCTAGTCGTGGTCTAGTTATATCCtctacccgatagttatatgctgTAAACCGTTgtggttgtttttttgtttgcatcacatataacaccaatttcaatctctcaaatctttctttcaaaactctttatcgaaatctctctgccccgTTTTCTAAACCTTGAATCCGGGCTAGagactcgagcatacgtcgcttggccgtaagCGACGCAAGAAtgaattggcttaactcacttctTATTAGAAAGTGAGTGCTGCACAATTGCAtgctgccatcaaaagtgcgattgtgacgaGAGTCGCTAActatatatcatattaataactaaaatttaatcatatattCATAAGACACGCATCATTAATATCACTTttaaacgttaaatattcataacttttataatattttaaatgtagggtaaggttgagttgggttatgaaCCCTATTTTCAGGTTAGCCAAATTGACCCGACCAAAAAGATTCCAACCTTTGAATCAAACCAAATGGttcgatttttcaaaaatctaactcaacccaacttaaGTTGCGTAGTCTATATTATCGAACCATATGAACGATCACTACTTCGGGTCTCAATCCCGAGAGAGATTGATATTGATCACGAGAGAACGGTAGCATTTGTTGGAAAAAGTGAATGAAGAGAGTACTCATCATATGAAGGAAAGCATTGGCATTGGCATTcccttttgaagaaaaaaggataaaCGAATTACTTTCAAGACAGTTGAGAATGATTGTGTCCTCTTCATAAAGTCGAAGAGagctctttcttttttgaccTATCTACTCTTATATGCACCTCGATCTAATGCATGCGTAAGCGTATCTCTTAacggggtttttttttttattgtctcGAGTTAGATGCTCGATAAAGATGATGTAACAGGTCAAGCTACccccagcagatattgtcctctttgaactttttcgTTCGTGCTTCTCCTaaagggagaagtttccacaccattataaagaatgattcgttctcttccctaaccaatgtggggatcttacaatccaccctcttttgGAGCCCAACGTTTTCGTTGGCTGTCgtaattgatgtgggatctcacaagccACCTCCATTCGGaactcagcgtcctcgctagcactcgttcctctctccaattgatgtgggatttcaaaATCCACCgtcgtcctcgttgacactcattcctctttccaaattatttaaaattcattatctctcgaaattttttttttttttttcacgttaacaccaaatttcaaatttaaaacgaaaaagtttttttttttagtttttaagaaaaagNCACATCCCCAACGACATGAAGTGGGGCCCACTAACCGCTAGTACCTGTCAAGCGAATAAAAACAAACTCATGGCCCGGactttcctcttttttttttcttttttttttttttcacgaaattaaaatacaaaattagaaaaataaaaataaaaaatgatttaaaattaaataaataattaattacaaagaaGCCCCTGGTTTGTTTGTGACGCGGTTTCAGCTACTTCCAACTCAATCTTggtttagatttatttttccacGTGTCCCTTTCTCATTGGCTTAAACTCACAtgcattaaatatttttttctctatttaaaaattaaataaaatcttttgttccatcaaataatattaaaaaaaaaaaaaaaaaaaaatNNNNNNNNNNNNNNNNNNNNNNNNNNNNNNNNNNNNNNNNNNNNNNNNNNNNNNNNNNNNNNNNNNNNNNNNNNNNNNNNNNNNNNNNNNNNNNNNNNNNNNNNNNNNNNNNNNNNNNNNNNNNNNNNNNNNNNNNNNNNNNNNNNNNNNNNNNNNNNNNNNNNNNNNNNNNNNNNNNNNNNNNNNNNNNNNNNNNNNNNNNNNNNNNNNNNNNNNNNNNNNNNNNNNNNNNNNNNNNNNNNNNNNNNNNNNNNNNNNNNNNNNNNNNNNNNNNNNNNNNNNNNNNNNNNNNNNNNNNNNNNNNNNNNNNNNNNNNNNNNNNNNNNNNNNNNNNNNNNNNNNNNNNNNNNNNNNNNNNNNNNNNNNNNNNNNNNNNNNNNNNNNNNNNNNNNNNNNNNNNNNNNNNNNNNNNNNNNNNNNNNNNNNNNNNNNNNNNNNNNNNNNNNNNNNNNNNNNNNNNNNNNNNNNNNNNNNNNNNNNNNNNNNNNNNNNNNNNNNNNNNNNNNNNNNNNNNNNNNNNNNNNNNNNNNNNNNNNNNNNNNNNNNNNNNNNNNNNNNNNNNNNNNNNNNNNNNNNNNNNNNNNNNNNNNNNNNNNNNNNNNNNNNNNNNNNNNNNNNNNNNNNNNNNNNNNNNNNNNNNNNNNNNNNNNNNNNNNNNNNNNNNNNNNNNNNNNNNNNNNNNNNNNNNNNNNNNNNNNNNNNNNNNNNNNNNNNNNNNNNNNNNNNNNNNNNNNNNNNNNNNNNNNNNNNNNNNNNNNNNNNNNNNNNNNNNNNNNNNNNNNNNNNNNNNNNNNNNNNNNNNNNNNNNNNNNNNNNNNNNNNNNNNNNNNNNNNNNNNNNNNNNNNNNNNNNNNNNNNNNNNNNNNNNNNNNNNNNNNNNNNNNNNNNNNNNNNNNNNNNNNNNNNNNNNNNNNNNNNNNNNNNNNNNNNNNNNNNNNNNNNNNNNNNNNNNNNNNNNNNNNNNNNNNNNNNNNNNNNNNNNNNNNNNNNNNNNNNNNNNNNNNNNNNNNNNNNNNNNNNNNNNNNNNNNNNNNNNNNNNNNNNNNNNNNNNNNNNNNNNNNNNNNNNNNNNNNNNNNNNNNNNNNNNNNNNNNNNNNNNNNNNNNNNNNNNNNNNNNNNNNNNNNNNNNNNNNNNNNNNNNNNNNNNNNNNNNNNNNNNNNNNNNNNNNNNNNNNNNNNNNNNNNNNNNNNNNNNNNNNNNNNNNNNNNNNNNNNNNNNNNNNNNNNNNNNNNNNNNNNNNNNNNNNNNNNNNNNNNNNNNNNNNNNNNNNNNNNNNNNNNNNNNNNNNNNNNNNNNNNNNNNNNNNNNNNNNNNNNNNNNNNNNNNNNNNNNNNNNNNNNNNNNNNNNNNNNNNNNNNNNNNNNNNNNNNNNNNNNNNNNNNNNNNNNNNNNNNNNNNNNNNNNNNNNNNNNNNNNNNNNNNNNNNNNNNNNNNNNNNNNNNNNNNNNNNNNNNNNNNNNNNNNNNNNNNNNNNNNNNNNNNNNNNNNNNNNNNNNNNNNNNNNNNNNNNNNNNNNNNNNNNNNNNNNNNNNNNNNNNNNNNNNNNNNNNNNNNNNNNNNNNNNNNNNNNNNNNNNNNNNNNNNNNNNNNNNNNNNNNNNNNNNNNNNNNNNNNNNNNNNNNNNNNNNNNNNNNNNNNNNNNNNNNNNNNNNNNNNNNNNNNNNNNNNNNNNNNNNNNNNNNNNNNNNNNNNNNNNNNNNNNNNNNNNNNNNNNNNNNNNNNNNNNNNNNNNNNNNNNNNNNNNNNNNNNNNNNNNNNNNNNNNNNNNNNNNNNNNNNNNNNNNNNNNNNNNNNNNNNNNNNNNNNNNNNNNNNNNNNNNNNNNNNNNNNNNNNNNNNNNNNNNNNNNNNNNNNNNNNNNNNNNNNNNNNNNNNNNNNNNNNNNNNNNNNNNNNNNNNNNNNNNNNNNNNNNNNNNNNNNNNNNNNNNNNNNNNNNNNNNNNNNNNNNNNNNNNNNNNNNNNNNNNNNNNNNNNNNNNNNNNNNNNNNNNNNNNNNNNNNNNNNNNNNNNNNNNNNNNNNNNNNNNNNNNNNNNNNNNNNNNNNNNNNNNNNNNNNNNNNNNNNNNNNNNNNNNNNNNNNNNNNNNNNNNNNNNNNNNNNNNNNNNNNNNNNNNNNNNNNNNNNNNNNNNNNNNNNNNNNNNNNNNNNNNNNNNNNNNNNNNNNNNNNNNNNNNNNNNNNNNNNNNNNNNNNNNNNNNNNNNNNNNNNNNNNNNNNNNNNNNNNNNNNNNNNNNNNNNNNNNNNNNNNNNNNNNNNNNNNNNNNNNNNNNNNNNNNNNNNNNNNNNNNNNNNNNNNNNNNNNNNNNNNNNNNNNNNNNNNNNNNNNNNNNNNNNNNNNNNNNNNNNNNNNNNNNNNNNNNNNNNNNNNNNNNNNNNNNNNNNNNNNNNNNNNNNNNNNNNNNNNNNNNNNNNNNNNNNNNNNNNNNNNNNNNNNNNNNNNNNNNNNNNNNNNNNNNNNNNNNNNNNNNNNNNNNNNNNNNNNNNNNNNNNNNNNNNNNNNNNNNNNNNNNNNNNNNNNNNNNNNNNNNNNNNNNNNNNNNNNNNNNNNNNNNNNNNNNNNNNNNNNNNNNNNNNNNNNNNNNNNNNNNNNNNNNNNNNNNNNNNNNNNNNNNNNNNNNNNNNNNNNNNNNNNNNNNNNNNNNNNNNNNNNNNNNNNNNNNNNNNNNNNNNNNNNNNNNNNNNNNNNNNNNNNNNNNNNNNNNNNNNNNNNNNNNNNNNNNNNNNNNNNNNNNNNNNNNNNNNNNNNNNNNNNNNNNNNNNNNNNNNNNNNNNNNNNNNNNNNNNNNNNNNNNNNNNNNNNNNNNNNNNNNNNNNNNNNNNNNNNNNNNNNNNNNNNNNNNNNNNNNNNNNNNNNNNNNNNNNNNNNNNNNNNNNNNNNNNNNNNNNNNNNNNNNNNNNNNNNNNNNNNNNNNNNNNNNNNNNNNNNNNNNNNNNNNNNNNNNNNNNNNNNNNNNNNNNNNNNNNNNNNNNNNNNNNNNNNNNNNNNNNNNNNNNNNNNNNNNNNNNNNNNNNNNNNNNNNNNNNNNNNNNNNNNNNNNNNNNNNNNNNNNNNNNNNNNNNNNNNNNNNNNNNNNNNNNNNNNNNNNNNNNNNNNNNNNNNNNNNNNNNNNNNNNNNNNNNNNNNNNNNNNNNNNNNNNNNNNNNNNNNNNNNNNNNNNNNNNNNNNNNNNNNNNNNNNNNNNNNNNNNNNNNNNNNNNNNNNNNNNNNNNNNNNNNNNNNNNNNNNNNNNNNNNNNNNNNNNNNNNNNNNNNNNNNNNNNNNNNNNNNNNNNNNNNNNNNNNNNNNNNNNNNNNNNNNNNNNNNNNNNNNNNNNNNNNNNNNNNNNNNNNNNNNNNNNNNNNNNNNNNNNNNNNNNNNNNNNNNNNNNNNNNNNNNNNNNNNNNNNNNNNNNNNNNNNNNNNNNNNNNNNNNNNNNNNNNNNNNNNNNNNNNNNNNNNNNNNNNNNNNNNNNNNNNNNNNNNNNNNNNNNNNNNNNNNNNNNNNNNNNNNNNNNNNNNNNNNNNNNNNNNNNNNNNNNNNNNNNNNNNNNNNNNNNNNNNNNNNNNNNNNNNNNNNNNNNNNNNNNNNNNNNNNNNNNNNNNNNNNNNNNNNNNNNNNNNNNNNNNNNNNNNNNNNNNNNNNNNNNNNNNNNNNNNNNNNNNNNNNNNNNNNNNNNNNNNNNNNNNNNNNNNNNNNNNNNNNNNNNNNNNNNNNNNNNNNNNNNNNNNNNNNNNNNNNNNNNNNNNNNNNNNNNNNcaatttcaatatatattttttcttcaattattaaaatattattttgaagaaggtaaaagaataaataaataaataaatatatatatatatataaaagactccatttcaatatatattttgaaaaattaactttcaattattaaaatattatttttaagagggtcgaagaataaataataaataaatatatatataattgtgactcaattttttttcaaacattttttttacctatGCAACTCagtttcaatatatattttaaaaaaattaatattcaattattaaaatattacttttaagagcgattgaagaataaataataaaataaatatatatataattgtatgcaagtaaaaatgtaaaattggGGTTGATTTGACTCAACCCAGTCTAATTTGAGAAGAACACGGGAGCTAACTCaatctataaaaaatttatttatttgaactcaacccaatccaaGTCGTACAAATTAGATTGGgttgattaaatttttcaaGTCATCGAATTCTTTGAATACTCCTAATGAGAAAAATTTACGAGATAGAAAGATACACGGAGATATAAGGAGTTTGTCGGGTTGTAAGACTAAGAGTTGAACGTCCCCGTGCCACCACAAGTACTACAAGAACGAGCAGAAGAACACTTGGAACAGTAGCTCCATTTTTTAGGAAGCCTGAGAAAGATTAAGATCAGATATAAGTTGAAAGTTGAAGGTTTCTAAcgagaaaaagagagacaaGACAAGAAATTTGTACGCTGCGGTGAACCGAGTTGCCATGTTCTTCGCAGCCAACCGTGCACGCTCTGCATTTTCATCCGACAGTTTCTTCAGCACAAACCCTTCACCTTTGCATTCAGAACATAGGCCTGAACCACCGCAGTCTTCACATGGTCTCAAAGGAATCTGAATTTTATGGACAAAATCAGCACAAGAGTTGCATACAAAGATATGAATAAAAGAAGCAAGGATATGGACACGAGACATAGATATGACATGATACAGACACGGTAAGAacaagttttgaatttgaaataagTAACCTATGCATGTGTCTAACGTATTtattgtaacagttcaagcccaccgctagtagatattgtctgctttggcccgttacgtatcgctgttagcctcatgttttttaaaacacatctactatagagagggtctagccctactccgatcAGGTGATTGACTctcatatcatttgtaacagctcaagttcatcgggagtagatattgtcctctttgaggtttccctcaaggtttttaaaacgcatctactaaggagggtttccacactcttataaagaatattttgttctcctctccaaccaatgtggaatcccACAATCCCACCGCCCAACGTTCTGGCTAGCACTCGTTTCCctttccaatcaatgtgaggtCTCACGTTTATTGTGCTATCAAGTATCTGGCACATGTCTAACAAGCATCCAAGTGTCTATATGTGTTAGACACGAGCATGTTAGCCAAACTAAAGCTTCCGTGCTTTTTTGGTAAcgacacaaaaacaaaaacagtgTAGTAACTGGCAAGATGCAGGTTTCAAACACTTGATTCTATATGATAATGGCACATAAATGATGTTTTAGATCTGAAACCAACCTCCTTCGCCTCAGaatctttgtttcttctgGAAAGGAAGGTGGCTGCTGCACCTACAACTGTAGCAGCAATGGCCACAGAAGCAGCTGTTTCAGGTAGGGAAGAAGCTATAGGCAGTGTTCTTCTCCCTCCTTGTAGCTTCAAATCAGCTGAAATAGGATTGGAGTCGAACAACCGAAGTCCATGGTTGATGGGCTTAGGATCCCTAATTACTTCACAAGAACAGAATTTCAATCAGCAGAAAGTTTAGATGTCACATCATAAGTTCATAATGTAGATTCTGCTACagcaaaaggaaaatttgatTCTAGAGCTTTAACAAGACATTGTAATGTTAGGCAAAGAACAATGATCAACAGTTTTGACACCATTTTTCTGCTAAGAGTTGCATCAAACAGTTGTGTAAACAATCACAGTCAAATAGCTAGCGGAAATAACATGTCACGATTGATTAAGGGCTTCCCcgcaagatttttaaaacacatttgctagggagacgtttccacatccttataaagaccgcttcgttcccctctccaaccgatatggatctcacaatctatcccgAATACTAGACTCGTTcgcctctccaattgatgtgggatctcacaattcacatCTCTTCggggtctagcgtcctcgctagcacactacCTCGTatctggctcttataccatttgtaacaacttaagcccactgctagcatatattgttcttttcgggcttcccctcaaggtttttaaaatgcgtatgctagagagaggtttctacacctttacaaaaaatgtttc is part of the Cucurbita pepo subsp. pepo cultivar mu-cu-16 unplaced genomic scaffold, ASM280686v2 Cp4.1_scaffold000819, whole genome shotgun sequence genome and encodes:
- the LOC111785907 gene encoding uncharacterized protein LOC111785907, giving the protein IRDPKPINHGLRLFDSNPISADLKLQGGRRTLPIASSLPETAASVAIAATVVGAAATFLSRRNKDSEAKEIPLRPCEDCGGSGLCSECKGEGFVLKKLSDENAERARLAAKNMATRFTAALPKKWSYCSKCSSARSCSTCGGTGTFNS